From Candidatus Poribacteria bacterium, a single genomic window includes:
- a CDS encoding bifunctional hexulose-6-phosphate synthase/ribonuclease regulator: DVARPGEAVVVEAGGLPSVVWGELATHSAVTRKLAGVVVDGGVRDVAEIRRLRFPAFSRHIAPTAWEPKGLGEINVPIRIGGVRIHPGDWVVGDDDGVVVIPAADGLEVANRAMSVLEMENRLRAEIDAGGTLSELTELAKWEKH; this comes from the coding sequence GACGTTGCCCGTCCCGGCGAAGCCGTCGTCGTCGAGGCAGGGGGCTTGCCCAGCGTCGTTTGGGGCGAGCTGGCGACGCACAGCGCCGTCACCCGGAAGCTCGCCGGCGTGGTGGTCGACGGCGGCGTGAGGGATGTCGCCGAGATTCGTCGCCTTCGCTTCCCGGCTTTCTCGCGGCACATCGCTCCCACGGCATGGGAGCCCAAAGGCTTGGGCGAGATCAACGTGCCGATACGGATCGGCGGCGTGAGGATCCATCCCGGCGATTGGGTCGTTGGCGACGATGACGGAGTGGTGGTCATCCCTGCCGCAGACGGGCTCGAAGTCGCCAATCGAGCGATGAGCGTGCTCGAGATGGAAAACCGGCTTCGCGCCGAGATCGACGCCGGAGGAACGCTCAGCGAACTGACCGAACTCGCGAAGTGGGAGAAGCATTGA
- a CDS encoding 2-dehydropantoate 2-reductase codes for MGEALSSVVVAGPGALGLLFASRLADAGVRTCLLDYRDDRAARLTRDGITLRFEGIERRLRVTATADGRADAVRGADVALICVKAHATESAARSLQWFPGPVATIQNGLDNVETLAEAFGDERVLPGSTSEAATLVATGSVHHTGRGTTIIGSMTSDAMSSAQALCDTLSLAGFDARVTHDWRSAVWSKALVNAAINPLTALLGVRNGVIADDIDAAAVARRISAECEAIAHASGIDSISDSENRVIDVCQATALNRSSMLQDLEAGRKTEIDSINGVLLREAERLLCDAVTLQTVTSLMRAKERAVLAQ; via the coding sequence GTGGGAGAAGCATTGAGCTCCGTGGTCGTCGCCGGGCCCGGCGCGCTGGGACTCCTGTTCGCGTCTCGATTGGCTGACGCGGGCGTTCGCACCTGCTTGCTCGACTACCGCGACGACCGCGCCGCGCGCCTGACGCGAGACGGCATCACGCTCCGCTTCGAGGGCATCGAGCGCCGCCTGCGCGTGACGGCGACCGCAGACGGTCGCGCTGACGCCGTGCGCGGCGCGGACGTCGCCCTGATCTGCGTCAAGGCGCATGCGACCGAGAGCGCGGCTCGTTCTCTGCAGTGGTTCCCGGGCCCGGTGGCGACGATCCAAAACGGTCTCGACAACGTCGAGACGCTCGCCGAGGCGTTCGGTGATGAGCGAGTGCTGCCGGGCTCGACTTCCGAGGCGGCAACCCTCGTCGCAACCGGAAGCGTCCATCACACCGGCAGAGGCACGACGATCATCGGCAGTATGACGTCCGACGCGATGTCGTCCGCTCAGGCACTCTGCGACACGCTGAGCCTCGCCGGCTTCGATGCGCGCGTGACGCACGACTGGCGATCCGCGGTCTGGTCGAAGGCGCTGGTAAACGCGGCGATCAACCCGCTGACGGCGCTGCTGGGCGTCCGAAACGGCGTCATCGCCGACGATATCGACGCGGCGGCGGTCGCGCGGCGAATCAGCGCGGAATGCGAGGCAATCGCCCACGCGAGCGGCATCGACTCGATCTCCGACAGCGAGAACCGCGTGATCGACGTCTGCCAAGCCACGGCGCTCAATCGCTCGTCGATGCTCCAGGACCTGGAAGCCGGGCGGAAGACCGAGATCGACAGCATCAACGGCGTGCTCCTGCGCGAAGCCGAACGGCTCCTCTGCGATGCCGTGACGCTCCAGACGGTCACGAGCCTGATGCGCGCCAAGGAGCGGGCGGTTCTCGCCCAGTAA